The Sediminispirochaeta smaragdinae DSM 11293 genome has a segment encoding these proteins:
- a CDS encoding SUMF1/EgtB/PvdO family nonheme iron enzyme, which translates to MKGEKGPDEKPVEVKLPKVFGIRPGVYLSVIYALVVIALLFVLLLLPGIKNPGEKVTIDSLPPGAAVLLDGRYIGATPLTDFIKKGSHSLILKKKGYQFDEQELITGGRLFASLFIPKKSHHEIQYRVVDSDEVFADLFSQLSGYALIDTYRENYQAPPLITPVFSDMVKIGTLSTEDLYDMLYRLTPNISNETILHDFYHAFILLKKHDGIEFASEREGLSLLIQEAAEATGVDPGLLALSFGKEEKPEAIRLNYPDMNHAGGTILSDEPRPEPSSLNLGGIRFASVSGGSFMAGDPSTTGPTLPFDRAARTSLPIKASVSGFYMATREVTVGDYRAFLRDHPEWIPEKRDDLMASGVADEEYLSDWAAGGKFHDLPDDTPLSGVSWFAAQAFCQWLEDTLPASMRDSWEVRLPSETEWELAALRNGTPRAVFADTEAQVLPARFERQGKLGIADLEGNLWEWTANWYLPLDRIYQASGVALDLPKGWKGAERVVRGGSWANRSDLVSIYEKASQEPQWCTPFLGFRPIIAAKPTGQ; encoded by the coding sequence ATGAAAGGTGAAAAAGGGCCGGATGAGAAACCGGTGGAAGTAAAACTGCCGAAGGTATTCGGGATCCGTCCTGGTGTATATCTTTCGGTGATCTACGCGTTGGTTGTAATCGCACTACTCTTTGTACTGCTCCTCCTTCCCGGTATAAAAAATCCCGGTGAAAAGGTTACCATTGATTCGCTCCCCCCTGGTGCTGCGGTTTTGCTGGATGGCCGTTATATAGGTGCTACTCCCCTTACGGATTTCATTAAAAAAGGATCGCATAGCCTGATCTTGAAAAAGAAGGGATATCAGTTTGATGAACAGGAACTGATAACCGGAGGACGGCTCTTCGCTTCTCTTTTTATTCCCAAAAAATCACACCATGAGATACAATATCGCGTAGTTGACAGCGATGAGGTTTTTGCCGATCTTTTTTCTCAGCTTTCAGGCTACGCCCTTATCGACACCTATCGTGAAAATTATCAGGCCCCTCCGCTCATTACCCCTGTTTTCTCCGATATGGTAAAAATCGGCACGCTCTCGACCGAGGATTTGTATGATATGTTATACAGGCTCACACCCAATATTAGCAATGAAACGATACTTCACGATTTCTATCACGCCTTTATCCTTCTGAAAAAACATGATGGAATCGAATTTGCTTCAGAACGTGAAGGCCTTTCTCTCTTAATACAAGAGGCGGCCGAAGCTACAGGCGTTGATCCGGGGCTGCTGGCGCTTTCCTTCGGAAAGGAGGAAAAACCGGAGGCCATACGGCTGAACTATCCTGATATGAATCATGCCGGAGGAACAATCCTCAGTGATGAGCCGAGGCCCGAACCATCGAGCCTGAACCTCGGCGGAATCCGTTTCGCTTCTGTCTCCGGAGGAAGCTTTATGGCCGGTGATCCTTCGACGACCGGTCCCACCCTTCCCTTCGATCGGGCCGCTCGTACTAGCCTTCCTATCAAGGCTTCGGTATCAGGTTTTTACATGGCCACACGAGAGGTCACCGTTGGAGACTATCGAGCCTTTTTGCGTGATCATCCCGAATGGATTCCGGAGAAACGTGATGATCTTATGGCCTCAGGAGTGGCAGACGAGGAATATCTTTCGGATTGGGCTGCGGGAGGAAAATTCCACGACCTGCCCGATGATACCCCTCTTTCTGGGGTAAGCTGGTTTGCCGCCCAAGCATTTTGTCAATGGTTGGAAGATACACTTCCCGCTTCCATGCGTGATAGCTGGGAGGTCCGACTCCCCAGTGAGACGGAATGGGAACTTGCCGCTTTGCGAAACGGAACCCCGAGGGCCGTATTTGCCGATACGGAAGCGCAGGTTCTGCCTGCACGTTTTGAGCGACAGGGGAAATTGGGGATCGCGGATCTTGAAGGCAATCTTTGGGAGTGGACGGCCAACTGGTACCTTCCCCTCGATCGGATCTACCAGGCTTCGGGAGTGGCACTTGATCTTCCGAAGGGCTGGAAGGGGGCCGAGCGTGTTGTGAGAGGCGGCAGCTGGGCTAATCGAAGCGATCTTGTCTCGATATATGAAAAGGCTAGTCAGGAACCGCAATGGTGTACCCCTTTCCTCGGATTTCGTCCGATCATTGCGGCAAAACCGACGGGTCAGTAA
- the lepB gene encoding signal peptidase I yields the protein MERWIDSVERTTERYLTWRKRRHLARQAKQAKKNVIVDWIEAFLWAAMVVLLINQYLFQAYQIPSGSMIDTLLIKDRIFVNKLIYGPELVPGTAKLSSPIKPKRNEVIIFENPSYLSKGSVFDVFQRIIYMLTFSLVDIDSDPSGAPRPHFLIKRAVGVEGDRIAVERGEVYIKPKGLSSYLPEKAFRTLAGYEDPTRRMIAADDYSAIEASAMQEAYGLIGLAAPASLSLRVDGGPATTTDMFQQMKARLKVLYQAYPGESRYGEAWRQQETGWYIPKGWIFPMGDNRDNSRDARYFGPVSLKKVLGRAMFKYWPLGRIGAIR from the coding sequence ATGGAACGATGGATCGATTCGGTTGAACGCACGACGGAACGTTATTTGACCTGGAGAAAACGAAGGCATCTTGCACGACAGGCCAAACAGGCAAAAAAAAATGTTATAGTCGACTGGATCGAGGCCTTTTTATGGGCCGCCATGGTTGTCTTGTTGATTAACCAGTATCTTTTTCAGGCCTATCAAATTCCTTCCGGTTCAATGATCGATACCTTGTTGATCAAAGATCGTATCTTTGTCAATAAACTTATTTATGGACCGGAATTAGTTCCCGGGACCGCTAAGCTTTCCAGTCCTATTAAACCGAAGCGAAACGAAGTTATTATTTTTGAAAACCCAAGCTACCTTTCTAAGGGCAGTGTATTCGATGTTTTTCAGCGTATCATTTATATGTTGACATTTTCTCTTGTCGATATCGATAGTGATCCCAGCGGTGCGCCTCGTCCTCATTTTCTTATCAAACGTGCCGTAGGGGTCGAAGGGGATCGCATCGCCGTTGAGCGCGGAGAGGTGTACATAAAACCGAAAGGTTTATCTTCTTACCTTCCGGAAAAAGCGTTTCGCACGCTTGCCGGTTATGAGGATCCCACCCGTAGAATGATTGCAGCCGATGACTACTCGGCGATCGAAGCCTCCGCCATGCAGGAAGCCTACGGTCTTATCGGCTTGGCGGCTCCGGCTTCACTCTCGCTACGGGTGGATGGCGGTCCTGCTACCACCACCGATATGTTCCAGCAGATGAAAGCTCGCCTGAAGGTCCTCTACCAGGCCTATCCCGGGGAATCCCGCTATGGAGAAGCCTGGAGACAGCAGGAAACCGGATGGTATATTCCAAAGGGGTGGATTTTCCCCATGGGTGATAATCGTGACAACTCAAGGGATGCCCGCTATTTTGGGCCTGTATCGTTAAAAAAAGTATTGGGTCGGGCAATGTTCAAGTATTGGCCCTTGGGAAGGATCGGAGCCATTCGGTGA
- the lepB gene encoding signal peptidase I yields MSKRSAALRYYRSYRPESKLRRAIRRVIRFLLLLFIAKIILTSFLLSSYVVRTEAMEPSLKKGERVLATPLLYGGFIPFTAMRFPAIRLPNYGEMVLYQTPVSEINPWWINIISELWFFITGEQSHRLPFSEVPVDARLAIGRIIAKPGDTVRIDHGIIMVKKKGESDFFEEHTAIRKEYRTQHQLLPEGWDRNLPFSNEMDALTLGDEDFFIVNDNRTIFSDSRLWGVQKAPLIQAKVLFSYWPRFSFH; encoded by the coding sequence ATGAGTAAACGTTCTGCCGCATTGCGTTACTATCGAAGTTATCGTCCGGAAAGCAAACTTCGAAGGGCGATCAGACGTGTCATTCGTTTTCTTCTACTCCTTTTTATTGCGAAAATAATCCTCACGTCGTTTTTACTTTCTTCGTATGTTGTACGAACAGAGGCCATGGAGCCCTCATTGAAAAAAGGAGAACGAGTACTCGCTACGCCCCTTTTATATGGTGGTTTTATTCCCTTTACCGCAATGCGTTTCCCTGCAATTCGGTTACCGAACTACGGTGAAATGGTGCTTTACCAGACACCTGTTTCGGAAATCAATCCATGGTGGATCAATATTATCTCGGAGCTATGGTTTTTTATAACGGGAGAACAGAGCCATAGACTGCCTTTCTCGGAAGTTCCTGTCGATGCCCGACTTGCCATTGGACGAATCATTGCCAAGCCTGGCGATACGGTAAGAATTGATCATGGCATTATCATGGTAAAGAAGAAGGGCGAGAGCGATTTTTTCGAAGAACATACGGCAATTCGAAAAGAATATCGGACACAACATCAGCTTCTTCCCGAAGGCTGGGATCGGAACTTACCGTTCTCCAATGAAATGGATGCTCTTACACTGGGAGATGAGGATTTTTTCATTGTTAACGACAATCGAACGATTTTTTCCGACAGCAGATTGTGGGGTGTACAAAAGGCTCCTCTGATTCAGGCAAAGGTGCTGTTTTCATATTGGCCGCGTTTCTCCTTTCATTAA
- the hemW gene encoding radical SAM family heme chaperone HemW: MNLFVHDLSLYIHVPFCFDKCDYCDFFSIPHHGRPDNRLLDREFHLIESMGSRWLRLLQCRNLETIYIGGGTPSSIGLDRLERLLSIIAGLIKKEGIAFEGEYTIEANPRDISPDLITLLESYKVNRLSLGLQSLNDQDLRAIGRSGSRAQSLNALSVLSSRWKGRFSLDIIAGIPGQKSESIDEIVETAVESGADHLSIYQLTIEEGTPLARKIAQGLRRAPQDEDYLRLFKHAVETAEKAGFKRYEVSAFARKGCESRHNLRYWYLRPYLGLGSGAVSTLPLADGGALRFCTGKGRYMKEILSPKQRFTEALMTGFRLVAGVAESMISGTGIPDHPFRLIGKTITDYQNRGLLFMRNGRMGLTHQGLDLLDRFLLDCLVELDTTWPENRS, from the coding sequence ATGAATCTTTTCGTTCACGATCTTTCCTTATATATCCACGTTCCTTTTTGTTTCGATAAGTGTGACTATTGTGATTTTTTCAGTATTCCCCATCACGGCCGACCGGATAACCGGCTACTCGACAGGGAGTTCCATCTGATAGAATCCATGGGTTCCAGGTGGCTTCGCCTATTACAGTGCAGAAATCTGGAAACCATCTATATTGGCGGAGGTACACCCTCATCGATAGGATTGGATCGTCTTGAAAGGCTTTTGAGTATCATCGCAGGTCTCATAAAAAAAGAGGGAATCGCGTTTGAGGGTGAATATACCATAGAAGCCAATCCCAGAGATATTTCTCCTGATCTAATTACGCTCTTGGAGAGCTATAAGGTCAACCGCCTCAGCCTCGGCCTTCAGTCGCTCAATGACCAGGACCTTAGGGCTATAGGCAGAAGTGGAAGCAGGGCTCAATCCCTAAACGCCCTTAGCGTGCTTTCTTCCCGCTGGAAGGGACGCTTTTCCCTTGATATCATCGCCGGGATTCCGGGTCAAAAAAGCGAAAGCATCGATGAAATTGTCGAAACAGCTGTCGAATCTGGAGCCGATCACCTTTCTATCTACCAACTCACCATTGAAGAGGGTACTCCTCTTGCAAGAAAAATAGCCCAGGGGCTTCGGCGCGCGCCGCAGGATGAAGATTACCTTCGTCTCTTTAAGCACGCCGTCGAAACAGCCGAAAAAGCGGGTTTTAAACGGTACGAGGTTTCGGCATTTGCACGCAAGGGTTGTGAAAGCAGACATAATCTGCGTTACTGGTACCTACGCCCCTATCTTGGGCTTGGCAGCGGCGCGGTGTCGACCCTGCCGCTTGCAGACGGGGGGGCTCTTCGCTTTTGTACCGGAAAGGGGCGTTATATGAAAGAAATCCTTTCGCCTAAACAGCGCTTTACCGAAGCCCTCATGACAGGCTTTCGCCTGGTAGCAGGTGTCGCTGAAAGCATGATCTCCGGCACGGGGATTCCCGACCATCCTTTTCGACTCATCGGAAAGACCATTACCGATTACCAGAATCGCGGACTTTTGTTTATGAGAAACGGAAGGATGGGGCTCACACATCAGGGGCTCGACCTTTTGGACCGTTTTCTTCTTGACTGCCTTGTAGAACTTGATACCACCTGGCCCGAGAATCGATCTTGA
- a CDS encoding YebC/PmpR family DNA-binding transcriptional regulator translates to MSGHSKWASIKHKKGAIDAKRGKAFTKIIKEITVAARMGGGDPEANPRLRTAVLKAKSANMPKDNVERAIKKGTGDLEGVDYVELTYEAYGPGGVAILIDALTDNKNRTAADVRSILTKGGGNLGESGCVSYLFQRKGIINYSAESYTEEAIFEVALEAGAEDVSTEGDTIEVMTAPEDFEPVLKALQAAGFEEELAEVSKVPDSTVTLDDEKTRKALRLIERLDDHDDVQSVATNLDIPEGFDPDEE, encoded by the coding sequence ATGTCAGGCCATAGTAAATGGGCTTCGATCAAGCATAAAAAGGGTGCCATCGATGCTAAACGGGGAAAAGCCTTCACAAAAATCATCAAAGAGATTACTGTTGCAGCCCGAATGGGCGGAGGCGACCCCGAAGCAAACCCTCGGCTCAGAACCGCCGTTCTAAAAGCCAAAAGCGCAAACATGCCGAAGGACAATGTCGAGCGCGCCATTAAGAAGGGAACAGGAGATCTCGAAGGGGTCGATTATGTTGAACTGACCTATGAGGCATACGGCCCTGGCGGTGTAGCGATTCTCATTGACGCTCTTACCGATAATAAAAACCGAACTGCTGCGGATGTGCGAAGTATCCTGACCAAAGGTGGCGGAAACCTCGGGGAATCAGGTTGTGTTTCTTATCTTTTCCAACGCAAAGGTATCATCAATTACTCTGCGGAAAGCTACACCGAAGAGGCGATTTTCGAGGTTGCCTTGGAGGCCGGAGCGGAAGATGTTTCCACCGAGGGAGACACGATCGAAGTTATGACCGCCCCGGAGGATTTTGAGCCGGTTCTGAAAGCCCTTCAGGCGGCAGGTTTTGAAGAAGAGCTTGCTGAGGTAAGTAAGGTTCCCGATTCGACCGTTACCCTTGATGATGAAAAGACCAGAAAGGCGCTCAGGCTTATCGAACGACTGGATGACCACGATGATGTTCAGTCTGTGGCGACAAACCTGGATATTCCCGAAGGCTTCGACCCGGACGAAGAATGA
- the ruvC gene encoding crossover junction endodeoxyribonuclease RuvC: MTRILGLDPGFAETGWGVVEAEGNRFRHVDHGAIRTKAKEQVGFRLSSIYDAVKSLVEQYRPECCGIEELYFAKNITSALPVAQARGVLLLVLEQHSIVTESYSPPLIKQTITGVGRADKRQVQEMVRLLLGLTEIPKPDHAADALAAALTHASFRFSSLRGVRRDI; encoded by the coding sequence ATGACCAGGATACTCGGCCTTGATCCCGGTTTTGCCGAGACCGGCTGGGGAGTCGTAGAGGCCGAAGGTAACCGTTTCCGCCATGTCGATCACGGTGCCATCCGAACAAAAGCAAAAGAGCAAGTCGGATTCCGCTTGTCCTCAATTTATGACGCCGTAAAGAGTCTTGTTGAACAGTACCGTCCCGAATGCTGTGGAATCGAAGAACTCTATTTTGCAAAAAACATTACCAGCGCCCTTCCTGTCGCTCAGGCAAGAGGAGTGCTATTGCTTGTGCTGGAGCAGCATTCCATTGTGACCGAGAGTTATTCTCCGCCGCTTATCAAGCAGACGATTACAGGAGTCGGCAGGGCGGACAAACGGCAGGTTCAGGAAATGGTTCGACTCTTGCTTGGATTGACGGAAATTCCCAAACCGGACCATGCGGCTGATGCTTTGGCCGCAGCATTAACTCATGCAAGTTTTCGTTTTTCGTCATTACGGGGAGTGCGGAGGGATATATGA
- the ruvA gene encoding Holliday junction branch migration protein RuvA, which produces MIESLTGTITGRQGTVLFLSTGAIEWALEATSSAAMKFASSKETVQIPVHLIHREDAMLLFAFASKKERNLFRELLKVSGIGPKQAVRILSGMEADRFIAALENEDVDLLSSIPGVGKKSAGKIILALRGKLTPAEEEGEAGDESLPFKELVEALNGMGFDRKLAEKALKAALNELEPERFEHDHEKLERELFRAAIVRLSS; this is translated from the coding sequence ATGATAGAGAGCTTAACGGGCACGATAACGGGAAGGCAGGGTACCGTACTCTTTTTATCTACCGGGGCAATCGAATGGGCCCTTGAAGCCACCTCATCGGCTGCAATGAAATTTGCCTCCTCAAAGGAAACCGTACAAATTCCCGTTCACCTTATCCATCGTGAAGATGCTATGTTGCTCTTTGCTTTTGCATCAAAAAAGGAACGGAACCTTTTTCGCGAGCTTTTAAAGGTATCGGGGATAGGTCCCAAACAGGCAGTAAGGATTTTATCGGGGATGGAAGCCGATCGTTTTATTGCCGCCCTTGAAAATGAAGATGTGGATCTGCTTTCCTCCATCCCCGGAGTCGGAAAAAAGAGTGCGGGGAAGATTATTCTTGCCCTTCGTGGTAAGCTTACGCCTGCGGAAGAAGAGGGGGAGGCAGGAGATGAGAGCCTTCCCTTCAAGGAGCTTGTGGAGGCCCTTAACGGTATGGGATTCGACCGTAAGCTTGCAGAAAAGGCTTTAAAGGCGGCTTTGAACGAATTAGAACCCGAGCGCTTTGAACATGATCATGAAAAACTTGAACGAGAGCTCTTTAGGGCGGCAATTGTGAGGCTAAGCAGCTAA